The Alnus glutinosa chromosome 7, dhAlnGlut1.1, whole genome shotgun sequence genome includes a region encoding these proteins:
- the LOC133873975 gene encoding probable protein phosphatase 2C 73, with amino-acid sequence MYTQQGRKGINQDAITVWEGFSGEKEMLFCGVFDGHGPAGHKVARHVRDTLPSNLSASLKFSRTNRCRCSVEVDFVDDQGDDHDHDDDDDNHNISTGDTIDRLSNANNSRNLSFHSSKKRNLSFPLWEASFVESFKETDEVLGRDSSIDSFCSGSTAVAVVVQGCHLIIANLGDSRAILSTRGDNNQLLPIQLTVDMKPDIPSEAERIRSCRGRVFAMQEEPDAHRIWMPDEDCPGLAMSRAFGDFCLKDHGLISTPEVSYRKLTDNDEFVVLATDGVWDVLTNNEVIRIVASAKKRSMAAKLLVTRAVRAWRRKYPSSCVDDCAVICLFLTSPPTPLTKPVPEVTSCAAGCSRLDRSMSYRCKRQGSKKVK; translated from the exons ATGTACACCCAGCAAGGAAGAAAAGGAATCAATCAAGATGCCATTACAGTTTGGGAG GGTTTTAGTGGTGAGAAAGAAATGTTATTCTGCGGTGTGTTCGATGGTCATGGTCCCGCCGGTCACAAAGTTGCACGCCATGTACGGGACACTTTACCCTCAAATCTCTCTGCATCGCTTAAATTCTCACGAACCAACCGCTGCAGATGTAGTGTCGAAGTTGATTTTGTTGATGATCAAGGCgatgatcatgatcatgatgatgACGATGATAATCACAACATTAGTACTGGCGACACCATAGATCGTCTTAGCAATGCTAACAACAGTCGAAATCTGTCTTttcattcatctaaaaaaagaaatctgTCTTTCCCTTTATGGGAGGCCAGTTTCGTTGAATCTTTCAAGGAAACTGATGAAGTACTTGGTCGAGATTCCTCCATTGATAGCTTTTGCAGTGGTAGCACAGCCGTAGCTGTTGTTGTACAG GGTTGCCACTTGATAATTGCCAACTTGGGAGATTCTCGTGCGATTCTTTCGACCAGAGGGGACAATAATCAACTTCTTCCTATTCAACTCACAGTTGACATGAAACCTGATATTCCAA GTGAAGCAGAAAGAATCAGGAGCTGCAGAGGCAGAGTTTTTGCAATGCAGGAAGAACCTGATGCTCATAGAATATGGATGCCTGATGAAGATTGCCCTGGTCTTGCTATGTCAAGGGCTTTTGGAGATTTCTGCCTCAAAGATCATGGCCTCATCTCAACTCCTGAAGTTTCCTATAGGAAGCTTACAGACAATGATGAATTTGTCGTTCTAGCAACCGATGGA GTATGGGATGTGTTAACGAACAACGAAGTTATAAGAATCGTTGCTTCAGCAAAGAAGCGATCCATGGCGGCCAAATTGTTGGTAACCCGTGCGGTTAGAGCCTGGAGACGTAAATATCCAAGTTCCTGTGTTGATGATTGTGCGGTCATATGCTTGTTCCTCACAAGCCCACCCACTCCGTTGACCAAACCGGTGCCGGAAGTGACGTCGTGTGCCGCCGGATGCTCACGGCTAGATAGATCCATGTCCTACAGATGTAAACGGCAAGGCTCAAAGAAAGTGAAATAA
- the LOC133872672 gene encoding uncharacterized protein LOC133872672: MEPTAGKPGCLKNVLVRLLLFGVFIIVVRFAYVVTIAGESCNVGDFCFFSLPETFNFVIAGAGTGASAIAATDAVKATNGGDLYTSKDWIKAVHYYSSVFQDLITEGRLSPGSKALCVETSTGQDVYALRQIGVRDSIGIFKKASRPLVIKALPNKVPFGDNTLDFVFSGGARLDKASRPSDLASEIERTLKPEGFLVVHIGAKDTYSFNSFLELFNSCELIKSRDIDGLDSSTPQIREVVLRKRVETDNLGRGFEKPEPDGNSENKCLVPGHKRELVRKAEPLITEEPLKPWITLKRNIKKIMYLPSMADISFKNRYVYIDVGARSYGSSIGSWFRKQYPKQNRTFEVYAIEADKAFHEEYRMKKKVSLLPYAAWVRNETLLFEVNHDPGKSDVDDKGRGMGRIRHLSGGGGGGGNGSEVNEIVGFDFAEWLKNTVSEKDFVVMKMDVEGTEFDLIPRLFETGAICLIDEIFLECHYNRWQRCCPGERSPKYEKTYGQCLELFSSLRQSGILVHQWW, from the coding sequence ATGGAGCCTACTGCAGGGAAGCCTGGCTGTTTGAAGAATGTTCTGGTACGGTTGCTTTTGTTCGGCGTTTTCATCATCGTCGTCCGATTCGCCTACGTTGTTACTATTGCCGGCGAGTCGTGCAACGTCGGCGACTTCTGTTTCTTCTCGTTGCCGGAGACTTTCAACTTCGTTATTGCCGGCGCCGGCACCGGAGCCTCGGCCATTGCTGCGACCGACGCCGTGAAGGCGACCAACGGCGGGGATCTCTACACCAGCAAGGACTGGATCAAGGCCGTCCATTACTACTCCTCGGTGTTCCAGGATCTGATCACCGAGGGCCGCCTCTCGCCGGGATCGAAGGCCCTGTGCGTGGAGACTTCGACGGGACAGGACGTCTACGCCCTGAGGCAGATTGGCGTCAGGGACTCTATCGGAATTTTCAAGAAAGCCTCGCGGCCTTTGGTAATCAAGGCCCTCCCGAACAAAGTCCCTTTCGGCGACAACACCCTCGACTTCGTTTTCTCCGGCGGGGCCCGCCTCGACAAGGCCTCCCGGCCGTCGGATCTTGCGTCGGAGATCGAAAGGACGCTGAAACCCGAAGGGTTTCTGGTGGTCCACATCGGCGCTAAAGACACGTACAGCTTTAATTCCTTTCTCGAACTGTTCAATTCCTGCGAGTTAATCAAATCACGCGACATCGACGGCTTGGATTCGTCGACGCCTCAAATACGCGAAGTTGTTCTGCGAAAAAGGGTCGAAACCGATAATCTTGGCCGCGGCTTTGAGAAGCCCGAACCGGATGGCAATTCGGAGAACAAGTGCTTGGTTCCGGGGCACAAGCGAGAGCTGGTCAGGAAAGCGGAGCCTTTGATCACGGAGGAGCCGTTGAAGCCATGGATCACGTTGAAGAGGAATATAAAGAAGATAATGTATTTACCATCAATGGCCGATATAAGCTTTAAGAATAGGTATGTGTACATTGATGTTGGGGCTAGGAGTTATGGGTCTAGTATAGGAAGTTGGTTCAGGAAGCAATACCCAAAGCAAAACAGAACCTTCGAAGTGTATGCGATTGAGGCCGATAAGGCTTTTCACGAGGAGTAtaggatgaagaaaaaggttAGCCTGTTGCCTTACGCGGCGTGGGTGAGGAATGAGACATTGTTGTTTGAGGTTAATCACGATCCAGGCAAGAGCGATGTCGATGATAAAGGTCGCGGAATGGGGAGGATTCGACATTTaagcggcggcggcggcggcggcggtaATGGCAGTGAGGTGAATGAGATTGTGGGCTTTGATTTTGCAGAGTGGTTGAAGAACACGGTGTCGGAGAAGGACTTTGTGGTGATGAAGATGGATGTGGAAGGGACCGAGTTCGATTTGATTCCGAGGTTGTTTGAGACCGGAGCAATTTGTTTGATCGATGAGATATTTCTAGAGTGTCATTATAATAGGTGGCAGAGATGTTGCCCTGGTGAGAGGAGTCCCAAGTATGAAAAAACCTATGGCCAATGCTTGGAGCTTTTCTCTTCTTTGAGGCAAAGTGGGATTCTTGTTCATCAGTGGTGGTAA
- the LOC133873438 gene encoding LOW QUALITY PROTEIN: aldose reductase-like (The sequence of the model RefSeq protein was modified relative to this genomic sequence to represent the inferred CDS: deleted 1 base in 1 codon; substituted 1 base at 1 genomic stop codon), which yields MRLLTEDNYYNVVNSCKYHGKAEKRKNDEGNLVRDIGISNFSLKKLNKLLGFAETIPTVCQMEMHRGWRNDKMXLEECKKNGIHVTAYSPLGSSGGGRDLVHDQTVERIAKKLNKSPGQVLVRWAIQRGTSVIPKSSNPDRIKEKNIKVFGWKIPDRARLQALCSIPDQKRVLDGEDFFVNKEAGPFRSVADLWDHED from the exons ATGCGCTTGCTCACCGAAGACAACTACTACAATGTTGTGAATTCTTGCAAGTATCATGGGAAGgcagaaaagaggaaaaatgatgagggaAATCTCGTTAGGGACATTGGCATTTCCAATTTCAGTCTTAAGAAGCTCAATAAGCTACTGGGATTTGCCGAAACAATTCCCACTGTGTGTCAG ATGGAGATGCATCGTGGTTGGAGAAATGACAAAATG TAATTGGAGGAATGCAAGAAGAATGGTATTCATGTCACT GCATACTCACCACTGGGCTCATCAGGAGGAGGCAGAGATCTGGTCCATGATCAGACAGTTGAAAGGATAGCAAAGAAGCTGAACAAGAGCCCAGGACAGGTGCTGGTGAGGTGGGCCATCCAGAGAGGGACAAGTGTTATCCCCAAATCAAGCAACCCAGATAGGATCAAAGAGAAGAACATCAAGGTCTTTGGGTGGAAAATCCCAGATCGAGCAAGACTTCAAGCCCTCTGTAGTATCCCGGATCAA AAACGAGTGCTGGATGGTGAAGATTTCTTTGTGAACAAAGAAGCAGGGCCATTCAGAAGTGTAGCTGATCTCTGGGACCATGAGGACTGA